The proteins below are encoded in one region of Pseudomonas sp. SCB32:
- a CDS encoding ribbon-helix-helix domain-containing protein — protein sequence MCELYVRADPILYESRSRSLRIRGVVTTLRLENQFWDILREIAEVDGMTTNQLIAKLYDEVMDYRGEVVNFASFLRVSCTRFLAQRREKVAELSLVTRSAS from the coding sequence ATGTGCGAGCTCTACGTAAGGGCCGACCCGATCCTCTACGAGTCGCGCTCCCGCTCGCTGCGCATCCGTGGCGTGGTCACCACGCTGCGCCTGGAGAACCAGTTCTGGGACATCCTGCGGGAGATCGCCGAGGTGGACGGCATGACCACCAACCAGTTGATCGCCAAACTCTACGATGAGGTGATGGACTACCGCGGGGAGGTGGTGAACTTCGCTTCCTTCCTGCGGGTGAGCTGCACCCGATTCCTCGCCCAGCGGCGGGAAAAGGTGGCGGAGCTCAGCCTGGTGACCCGTAGCGCATCCTGA
- a CDS encoding DJ-1/PfpI family protein gives MAAKKILMLVGDYAEDYETMVPFQALSMVGHTVHAVCPDKKAGQSIRTAIHDFEGDQTYSEKPGHNFALNADFAGVRAEDYDALLIPGGRAPEYLRLNARVIELVKAFDAAKKPIAAVCHGAQLLAAAGVLKGRACSAYPACGPEVKLAGGEYVDIPVDAAHVDGNLVTAPAWPAHPAWLAKFLDVLGTKISL, from the coding sequence ATGGCCGCGAAGAAGATCCTGATGCTGGTCGGCGACTATGCCGAAGACTACGAAACCATGGTGCCGTTCCAGGCGCTGTCGATGGTCGGGCACACCGTCCATGCCGTCTGCCCGGACAAGAAGGCAGGCCAGAGCATCCGCACCGCCATCCACGATTTTGAAGGCGACCAGACCTACAGCGAGAAGCCCGGGCACAACTTCGCCCTGAACGCCGATTTTGCCGGCGTGCGCGCCGAAGACTACGACGCGCTGCTGATCCCTGGCGGCCGCGCCCCGGAATACCTGCGCCTGAACGCCAGGGTGATCGAGCTGGTGAAAGCCTTCGACGCCGCGAAGAAGCCCATCGCCGCCGTCTGTCATGGTGCTCAACTGCTGGCTGCCGCCGGTGTGCTCAAGGGCCGCGCCTGCAGCGCCTACCCGGCCTGCGGTCCGGAAGTGAAACTGGCCGGTGGCGAGTACGTGGACATCCCGGTGGATGCCGCACACGTTGATGGCAACCTGGTCACCGCTCCGGCCTGGCCGGCGCATCCCGCCTGGCTGGCGAAGTTCCTCGACGTACTGGGCACGAAGATCAGCCTGTAA